Genomic DNA from Triticum aestivum cultivar Chinese Spring unplaced genomic scaffold, IWGSC CS RefSeq v2.1 scaffold80684, whole genome shotgun sequence:
GCACGGTAAACGACAGGGAAGAAGGGGGATCGACGTTGTTGCTCACCGCGGACCTGCAGATGTGCAtgagcgggctcgggggaggctcggtgcagcagaacgacggcggcggccttcggtggccggaggtggaagcagaggGCCGGCTCAACGATGGAAGGGGTTCCGGCTCGTTTCGTCTCCGTAGTAGACGCAGCGGACGACGGCGGTCTTTGTGGACGCAACGGCGAGGCGAGATGTGCCTGCTGGCCATGGCAGAGTGAGGCGAGCGGCAACGACCGTGCTCGGCGATGGATCTGGAGGAGGTGACGAGTGCGTGGgcaagagagagagcgagggggcgCAAGTGGGGAGCGGTGAGTGGACGGGAGGGCTCGAGGCGTCGAGGGGACGGCGCCCTTATCCcctcggggcggcgccggcgagctggTCCGACAGGGACGTGTCCCTGTAGCGGTCGCGCCAGGAGAACAGTAGGCGAAGGCGACCGATGGGGTAGGTGGGCTGGCTGAGATGTTGGGCCGGCTGGGTGGGCTAAGGCCCATGGGGACAAGGGGGTGGGCTGTTTCCTTTTGCTTTTTTTTTACCTTTGTTTTTCAATTTCGTGGCTGTTTGTTTTTGAGCTCCTGTTTTGCATTTAGTTGACCCACCAAACAATTTTTGTAAAATGTGAATCATGTCATATAAATACTAGACAATGTCCTTAGATGGCAGAAAAAGTTTGGCTCAAATAAAATAGTTCAATATTTTATAAATtagaaaaggcatttaattaattgttaaaCCCACTTTATATTCACAAAAGGGCATTTTAATACTTTACAAAAATGTGgggtcaccaccataattagttctggaatatttgccacactttgaacatttcagTTTGTATGTTTGataaatttgaattttggacttgaTGTTTTGAACAAGTGGCAACTAGCAaggtaatcatgatgacatggcatgattAGTGGGAGATTACTGTGGCATgattctcggggcgttacaaatctcctccactacaagaaatctcgtcccgagatttaagtggggaagtgaTGGGTAACTTCAGGAGGACTAATCTTTATAGGGTTAATCATCTCGTGAACAAT
This window encodes:
- the LOC123177959 gene encoding mucin-7 (The sequence of the model RefSeq protein was modified relative to this genomic sequence to represent the inferred CDS: added 139 bases not found in genome assembly); this encodes MGLSPPSRPNISASPPTPSVAFAYCSPGATATGTRPCRTSSPAPPRGDKGAVPSTPRALPSTHRSPLAPPRSLSCPRTRHLLQIHRRARSLPLASLCHGQQAHLASPLRPQRPPSSAASTTETKRAGTPSIVEPALCFHLRPPKAAAVVLLHRASPEPAHAHLQVRDPVAAADAAVIDYVTDDPSILSEQPDGVPLEPEATVDGYYYVETAD